The Microbacterium sp. LWO12-1.2 genome includes a window with the following:
- a CDS encoding MDR family MFS transporter, translating to MSATATKDAPFLLTKRRIWIIFSALIAGMLLSSLDQTIVSTAMPTIVGQLGGVDHQVWITTAYLLATTIVMPIYGKFGDVLGRRNLFLIAIALFTLASVGCAFATDFWMFVVFRALQGLGGGGLMILSQAIIADIVPANERGKYMGPLGAVFGLSAVAGPLLGGYFVDHLTWQWAFYINIPVGIAAFIIALVALKLPTKKAQKPIDIFGVIFLSIATTCLIFFTDFGGDKEFGWGSLATWAWGAGLVVAATAFVITESRVQDPIIPLSLFRNPIFINATAIGLVLGIGMFAAIGFVPTFLQMSSGTSAAESGLLMIPMMVGLIGTSIFSGIAISKTGKYKIYPIVGTILTGIAMVSMTTLSAATPIWLICVFLFVFGAGLGLIMQVVVLVVQNAVPSNEIGTATSTNNYFREVGASLGTAVFGTIFTTRLTENLLGVFADAGASPDAASQAASTIDPSTLSSLPDEVRDGIVTAYADALAPVFWYLVPFIVLAFVLSLFLKQIPLSDQAGLVARGEAISGEEAERLEAELRGHSASAAVGSADPGGEKLDTGSVPTSR from the coding sequence ATGTCCGCCACCGCCACCAAGGATGCGCCCTTCCTGCTCACCAAGCGCCGCATCTGGATCATCTTCAGCGCCCTCATCGCGGGCATGCTGCTCTCCAGCCTCGACCAGACCATCGTCTCGACGGCCATGCCCACGATCGTCGGCCAGCTCGGCGGCGTCGATCACCAGGTGTGGATCACCACGGCCTATCTGCTCGCCACCACGATCGTGATGCCCATCTACGGCAAGTTCGGCGACGTGCTGGGACGGCGCAACCTCTTCCTGATCGCGATCGCGCTGTTCACGCTGGCCTCCGTGGGCTGCGCTTTCGCGACCGACTTCTGGATGTTCGTGGTGTTCCGCGCACTGCAGGGTCTGGGTGGCGGCGGGCTCATGATCCTGTCGCAGGCGATCATCGCCGACATCGTCCCCGCCAACGAGCGCGGCAAGTACATGGGCCCGCTCGGCGCCGTGTTCGGCCTCTCCGCCGTCGCCGGTCCGCTCCTGGGCGGCTACTTCGTCGACCACCTGACGTGGCAGTGGGCGTTCTACATCAACATCCCGGTCGGAATCGCGGCCTTCATCATCGCGCTGGTCGCCCTCAAGCTGCCGACGAAGAAAGCTCAGAAGCCGATCGACATCTTCGGTGTGATCTTCCTCTCCATCGCGACCACGTGCCTGATCTTCTTCACCGACTTCGGTGGCGACAAGGAATTCGGGTGGGGGTCCCTCGCCACCTGGGCTTGGGGCGCCGGGCTGGTCGTCGCCGCGACGGCCTTCGTCATCACCGAGTCTCGGGTGCAGGACCCGATCATCCCGCTCAGCCTGTTCCGCAACCCGATCTTCATCAACGCCACCGCGATCGGCCTCGTGCTCGGCATCGGCATGTTCGCAGCGATCGGCTTCGTGCCCACGTTCCTGCAGATGTCCTCCGGCACCTCTGCCGCGGAGTCCGGCCTGCTGATGATCCCGATGATGGTGGGTCTGATCGGCACCTCGATCTTCTCGGGCATCGCGATCTCGAAGACCGGGAAGTACAAGATCTACCCGATCGTCGGCACGATCCTCACGGGTATCGCGATGGTCTCGATGACCACGCTCTCGGCGGCGACGCCGATCTGGCTGATCTGCGTCTTCCTGTTCGTGTTCGGCGCCGGTCTCGGCCTGATCATGCAGGTCGTGGTCCTGGTCGTACAGAACGCCGTGCCCTCGAACGAGATCGGCACCGCCACCAGCACGAACAACTACTTCCGCGAGGTGGGCGCCTCTCTCGGTACGGCCGTGTTCGGCACGATCTTCACGACCCGGCTCACGGAGAATCTGCTCGGCGTATTCGCGGATGCCGGAGCTTCTCCGGATGCGGCTTCCCAAGCCGCATCCACGATCGACCCCTCGACGCTCAGCTCGCTTCCCGACGAGGTGCGCGATGGCATCGTGACCGCCTACGCCGACGCCCTCGCGCCGGTGTTCTGGTACCTGGTGCCGTTCATCGTGCTCGCGTTCGTGCTGTCGCTGTTCCTCAAGCAGATCCCGCTGTCGGATCAGGCAGGGCTCGTCGCCCGCGGCGAGGCCATCAGCGGCGAAGAGGCGGAGCGCCTGGAAGCCGAGTTGCGCGGCCACAGCGCGAGTGCCGCTGTCGGCTCTGCCGATCCGGGCGGCGAGAAGCTCGACACAGGGAGCGTCCCGACATCACGCTGA
- a CDS encoding TetR/AcrR family transcriptional regulator: MNESADSLREQRKRETSRALTEAARALTADHGFAGFTIEELCAEVGVSRRTFFNYFESKENAVFGFAVIDSRQEQLEADFLSQDGDLLDDFIDLTIRRFDLFNPLDDAPALFAVIEQEPRLLKAVFEQLSKNERRDMALIVRRTGSGTDAALRAEVIVHTVGALVRLCMDQLLHHQSTEPFADLLTRRLDVARSAYALSQKDH; encoded by the coding sequence ATGAATGAGAGTGCAGATTCATTGCGTGAGCAGCGCAAGCGCGAGACGTCCCGTGCGCTTACCGAAGCCGCTCGCGCGCTGACAGCCGACCACGGCTTCGCCGGATTCACGATCGAGGAGCTCTGCGCCGAGGTCGGAGTCTCCCGCCGCACCTTCTTCAACTACTTCGAGAGCAAGGAGAACGCGGTCTTCGGCTTCGCCGTGATCGATTCCCGCCAGGAGCAGCTCGAAGCGGACTTCCTGTCCCAGGATGGAGACCTGCTCGACGACTTCATCGATCTCACGATCCGCCGATTCGACCTCTTCAATCCGCTCGACGATGCTCCGGCCCTCTTCGCCGTGATCGAGCAGGAACCGCGCCTGCTGAAGGCGGTCTTCGAGCAGCTGTCCAAGAACGAGCGACGCGACATGGCCCTCATCGTCCGACGGACGGGAAGCGGGACCGATGCGGCGCTGCGCGCCGAGGTCATCGTCCACACCGTCGGCGCCCTCGTGCGCCTGTGCATGGATCAGCTCCTGCACCACCAGTCCACCGAGCCGTTCGCAGATCTCCTCACCCGACGACTCGACGTCGCCCGCTCCGCCTACGCGCTGTCACAGAAAGACCACTGA
- a CDS encoding Asp23/Gls24 family envelope stress response protein: MANAAGGIQVQATQVPATGKTTIEDGVVAKIAGIAAREVPGVYALGGGAARVVGAIRDALNTTDLSQGITVEVGETQVAVDVTIVAEYPVSLQKVADDVRAAIHTVMVDLVGMDVVEINVTINDVHIPADDDDVAADSRV, from the coding sequence ATGGCGAACGCAGCAGGCGGCATTCAGGTCCAGGCGACGCAGGTTCCCGCGACCGGGAAGACGACGATTGAAGACGGCGTCGTCGCCAAGATCGCCGGCATCGCTGCGCGCGAGGTCCCGGGCGTCTACGCGCTCGGCGGCGGGGCAGCACGGGTCGTGGGAGCCATCCGCGATGCCCTCAACACCACCGATCTCTCGCAGGGGATCACGGTCGAGGTCGGAGAGACGCAGGTCGCGGTCGACGTGACCATCGTCGCCGAATACCCGGTGTCCCTTCAGAAGGTGGCCGACGACGTCAGGGCGGCCATCCACACCGTGATGGTGGACCTCGTCGGCATGGATGTGGTCGAGATCAACGTGACGATCAACGATGTCCACATCCCCGCGGACGACGATGACGTTGCAGCGGATTCGCGCGTCTGA
- a CDS encoding CsbD family protein gives MSAEDKIKAAAEKISGKAKEVVGNVTNDDKLVAEGKAEQTKGNVRDAAENVKDAFKK, from the coding sequence ATGAGCGCTGAAGACAAGATCAAGGCCGCTGCAGAGAAGATCTCCGGTAAGGCGAAGGAGGTCGTCGGGAACGTCACCAACGACGACAAGCTCGTCGCTGAGGGCAAGGCCGAGCAGACCAAGGGCAACGTCCGCGATGCTGCCGAGAACGTGAAGGATGCGTTCAAGAAGTAA
- a CDS encoding RNA polymerase sigma factor yields MVGERFHSAMEEADDGIVAGRAIDGDVAAFAVLVRRYTPMMRAYTQRMLNASSDVDDIVQEAFVTAWQRFSELEDPAKVKTWLMRIVSRKAVDRIRSLRPVVDVVDVDQEAPSHASPPRVAEARAGVAALGAALRELPDAQRECWILREIGGYSYDEISDELGISTSTARGLLARARKYMIVRMEEWR; encoded by the coding sequence ATGGTTGGGGAACGCTTTCACAGCGCAATGGAGGAGGCGGACGACGGGATCGTCGCCGGCCGTGCCATCGACGGTGATGTCGCGGCCTTCGCGGTACTCGTCCGTCGGTACACGCCGATGATGCGGGCCTACACCCAGCGGATGCTCAACGCCTCGTCAGACGTCGATGACATCGTGCAAGAGGCTTTCGTGACCGCCTGGCAGCGCTTCTCCGAGCTCGAGGATCCGGCGAAGGTCAAGACCTGGCTGATGCGGATCGTGAGTCGGAAGGCCGTCGATCGCATTCGCAGTCTGCGTCCCGTCGTCGATGTCGTCGATGTCGACCAGGAGGCACCGTCGCACGCGTCGCCTCCTCGTGTCGCAGAGGCCCGGGCGGGAGTCGCGGCCCTCGGAGCGGCGCTCCGCGAGCTCCCCGATGCGCAACGAGAGTGCTGGATCCTGCGCGAGATCGGCGGGTACTCGTACGACGAGATCTCCGATGAGCTCGGCATCTCCACGAGCACGGCGCGCGGCCTGCTGGCACGCGCCAGGAAATACATGATCGTACGGATGGAGGAGTGGCGATGA
- a CDS encoding SDR family oxidoreductase, whose translation MTILVTGATGNLGRLIIDSLLERGAAPQSIVAGVRDVAKAADLSALGVAVAVVDYDQPATVAAALDGVDAVALVSGSEVGRRVAQHQAVIDAAKAAGVTKFVYTSAPKAPTSDLVLAPEHKATEELIAAAGLPAVILRNNWYTENYAADLARAAETGVLAAGVGEGRVASASRKDFAEAVAVVLLEDGHIGQAYELGGDVAWNYDDLAAAIAEVTGRPVEYRSLTAEEQSAALEAAGLDAGTVGFVVALDAGIRGGALGDTDGTLARLIGRPTTPLVDGLRAIA comes from the coding sequence ATGACCATTCTCGTCACCGGCGCGACCGGCAACCTCGGCCGCCTCATCATCGACAGCCTCCTGGAGCGCGGGGCCGCACCGCAGTCGATCGTCGCCGGCGTGCGCGACGTCGCCAAGGCCGCTGATCTGAGCGCTCTCGGCGTGGCTGTCGCCGTCGTCGACTACGACCAGCCCGCGACCGTCGCCGCCGCTCTCGACGGTGTGGATGCCGTCGCCCTGGTCTCCGGTTCCGAGGTCGGGCGCCGCGTGGCCCAGCACCAGGCTGTCATCGATGCGGCAAAGGCGGCCGGCGTGACGAAGTTCGTCTACACGAGCGCCCCGAAGGCTCCGACCAGTGACCTGGTGCTCGCACCCGAGCACAAGGCGACCGAGGAGCTCATCGCCGCCGCGGGGCTGCCCGCCGTGATCCTGCGCAACAACTGGTACACCGAGAACTACGCCGCCGACCTCGCGCGCGCCGCCGAGACGGGTGTGCTCGCGGCAGGTGTCGGAGAAGGCCGAGTGGCTTCCGCCAGCCGCAAGGACTTCGCCGAGGCCGTGGCGGTCGTGCTGCTCGAAGACGGCCACATCGGCCAGGCCTACGAGCTCGGTGGAGACGTCGCGTGGAACTACGACGATCTTGCCGCCGCCATCGCCGAAGTCACCGGTCGCCCGGTCGAGTATCGCTCGCTCACCGCGGAGGAGCAGTCCGCTGCTCTCGAAGCGGCGGGACTCGACGCCGGAACCGTCGGCTTCGTCGTCGCGCTCGACGCCGGCATCCGCGGTGGTGCCCTCGGCGACACCGACGGCACGCTGGCACGCCTGATCGGTCGTCCGACGACGCCGCTCGTCGACGGGCTGCGCGCGATCGCCTGA
- a CDS encoding winged helix-turn-helix transcriptional regulator, with protein sequence MTVSFAQIKETAPMLFEQGCGTRVILDHIMSKWGVLVLSSLSEGTRRWGELRREVDGISEKMLASTLRTLTDDGLVHRESFPTVPPHVEYSLTPLGRDLMERMLPLVEWVADNADGMLRRTA encoded by the coding sequence ATGACGGTGAGTTTTGCGCAGATAAAGGAAACAGCACCCATGCTCTTCGAGCAGGGGTGCGGCACGCGCGTCATCCTCGATCACATCATGAGCAAGTGGGGAGTGCTGGTGCTGTCGTCGCTCTCCGAGGGCACCCGTCGCTGGGGAGAGCTGCGCCGCGAGGTCGACGGCATCAGCGAGAAGATGCTGGCCTCGACGCTGCGCACGCTCACCGATGACGGTCTCGTGCACAGGGAGTCGTTCCCCACGGTGCCACCTCACGTGGAGTACAGCCTCACCCCGCTGGGTCGGGACCTGATGGAGCGTATGCTCCCTCTCGTCGAATGGGTCGCCGACAATGCCGACGGGATGCTCCGCCGCACGGCCTGA